The genomic DNA GTTGCATTTAATTATACAACGAACCGTTCCTAAATTTCCTTAAGTATTCTATTTGAATATATTTTATAGAATCAAGTTTTTCCCAAAATATAAGTAATATCGACTTATCGACCAATTAGTAAGGGCTATCCGCAGTATCAGTGCCAATATTGCAGAAGGCAATACACAATTATTTATAAAAAGAGAATTATTTCATGCCAACGCTGCTTTAGGTAGTGCAGGAGAATCTAGAAGTCACCTTCTCACTGCTTATCAAAATAATTATATTACTGAAGAACAATATGATATCTTAGATACTAAAACAATTGAAATTATCAAAATGCTTTATGGTTACATAAAAAGGTTGAAACTAGAGATAGGTAATGATTCAGATTTTAATAACTCCTAATAATGGTACAACAAGGGTTAAGGTTTCAATTTGTACCTTAGCCCCTTATGCCTTATTCCTCCGTCTAGCCTTCCTATACGCATTTTTTTAGCCCTACAGGTAATGTTGCCCATTTTAAAATTAGTGCAATCAATAAGAAAAAATGCCTTGGAAAGGCCGCTAATCCTCCAAAGCATTCTAAAAAATCCTAATAGCCCTATTTTGAAAAAGGTTCCAAGCGTCAGGGTGTTAACACACCTTGGCATTTGTCCTTTTCTGCTTATTATAGCAAACTTTATTCTTATTTTACCATTTAGTAGTTAAATATTTTTCATCAGTATGGCAGGTCCATAATAGTCATCTGTAGCAATCCCTATCTTCTGCACTTGCCATTCTAATACTTCTTGTCTATTACATTCTTTTTCTACTAAATCTATTGCTTCTTTTTCTGAAGCAGAAATAACTATACATCTAATTAATGACTCTGAATTCTTTTCTTCAACCTGATATATGTATAACCTTGGATTTACATGTTTTTTAGTGCCTATTATTCTATCTATTTTCTTTTCAAATGCTGTCAGGCTATCATCTATCAAAACATGTCCGTAATAGTGATTAATTTCTTTACTTTCTCCATCTAAATATTTTATTGTGGTAATACAAGAAGACTGGTCGGTAATGAACTCATTCCCTGGTTCATATATAAAAGACTTAAACCCAAAATCCTCAATCAAGTCATTTAATTGTTCTACCTTTTT from Xylanivirga thermophila includes the following:
- a CDS encoding four helix bundle protein: MDQLVRAIRSISANIAEGNTQLFIKRELFHANAALGSAGESRSHLLTAYQNNYITEEQYDILDTKTIEIIKMLYGYIKRLKLEIGNDSDFNNS
- a CDS encoding DUF6438 domain-containing protein, producing MFVYKSGEHHWKISKKKVEQLNDLIEDFGFKSFIYEPGNEFITDQSSCITTIKYLDGESKEINHYYGHVLIDDSLTAFEKKIDRIIGTKKHVNPRLYIYQVEEKNSESLIRCIVISASEKEAIDLVEKECNRQEVLEWQVQKIGIATDDYYGPAILMKNI